Genomic DNA from Pistricoccus aurantiacus:
GTAGATTATCGCGATGAAATTGGTCTCGTTCCGGTAGCCCCGTGCGCGTGATCGGGCCGCTTGGAACAAGCCGCTCATGCCTTCCAAACATGCACATGTCGATCCCCTGGTCTCTGGCTCAATCGCAGGTCCTGTGTATCACGCCATGCCTTGACGAAGTAGAATGTTCTTTCTACTTCGTCAAGGTGATCAATGGACAAGGATCGGATTGCGGCACGACTGGAGGAGCTTTTCAGCCAACAGGGCTTCGCCACACCCAGCGTGCACGACATCAAGAAGGCGTCCGGGGTCAGCATGAGGACGCTGTATCGCCATTTTCCCTCCAAGGAAACTATGGTCATCGGTGCCTTGGATCATCACCATGCCCGTTATCTCGACTTCCTGGCGTTGGATACCCCACCTCGGGGTACGGACGCTATCACCGAGCTGTTCCAGCGTCTGGCCCAGTGGATGGAAAGCAACGCGCCAAATGGCTGCCTGTCGATGAGCGCCTTCGCCGCCTTTCCGAACAACACACAGGTCACTGCATCGGTGAAACAGCACAAGCACGACATGCACCGATTACTGGCGACTCTAAGCGGTCGCGAGGATCTGGCGGGAGAACTCTTCCTTCTTCACGAAGGGGCCTCGACGGCCTGGCCCACACTGGGTGAGGAAATCATTCGGACAGCACAAACTGCTGCCCTGAAACTGATGAGGAGAAACGACGATGACGCGGCCTGACACGATGCACGGCATCCAGCTCACCGGGCATGGTGGCCCGGAAATGCTTGAACACCGACACGATATTCCCGTGCCTACCCCCGGGCCCGGTGAGGTGTTGATTCGGGTGGCCGCCGCCGGCGTCAACAATACGGATATCAATACCCGTCTCGCCTGGTATTCGAAAGGCAACGGGGAGAGCGAGGATGCCAGCTGGTCGGGCCAGGCGCTCCAGTTTCCGCGCATTCAGGGCGCCGATGTCTGTGGCGAGATTGCCGCGGTCGGCGAGGGGGTGAGTGCCGAAAGGATTGGCGAGCGAGTACTGATCGAGCCCTGCATCAGGGAAAACGGCGGCAAGCTTCTGGATCAGCCCTGGTACTTTGGCTCGGAGTGCGACGGCGGTTTCGCGGAGTACACGACAGTGGCCACACGGCATGCCTATCGCATCGACAGTGACATGAGCGATGTCGAACTCGCCTCCTTCCCCTGCTCCTACTCCACTGCCGAGAACATGCTGACGCGCGCCAGGGTCGTTCAAAGGGAGCGGGTCTTGGTCACTGGCGCCTCCGGCGGGGTTGGCTCGGCCACTGTCCAGCTGGCCAAGGCACGGGGTGCGCATGTCATCGCCATCACAAGCGCCGAGAAGGCCGAGATGCTTCGCGACTTGGGCGCCGACGAAGTAATACTGCGCGACGAAGCATTGCGGGATGCCATCGAGGCCGATAGCGTCGATGTCGTGGTGGATCTCGTCGCCGGCGAGCAGTGGCCGCAGTACCTGGAGGTGCTGCGCCGCGGAGGGCGCTATGCCGTGTCCGGCGCGATTGCCGGCCCCATCGTCGAGCTGGATGTCAGGACCCTCTACCTCAAGGATCTGAGCCTGTTGGGCTGCACGGTGCTGGAGCCCGAAGTCTTCGGCAACCTGATGTGGCACATCGAACAGGGCAGAATCGTCCCCTTGGTCGCTGCCTCCCTACCCCTCGAGCAGATTGGCAAGGCACAGGCCCTTTTCCAGGAAAAGCGCCATGTCGGCAAGATCGTGCTCGAAGTCGGTGTATCAGGGTAACCACTTGGACGCTGAATCGCGGCTTATCAAGTGAGAGAGTATCTGGCCCACAGGCCTCGCACCGGGCAGGAGTAGAGGCTGCCTTGCTCGGCCTCGACATGGTTATCCAGGCTGTGGGGCAGCACGGAGGCATCCAGGTACGAGGCCTTGAGGAACCAGGGTGCTTGCAGGCCCAAGCCAAGGTTAAGAATCTAGGTTTCGTCCATGCCATACCTCCTGTCATCGAAGGAGTCGTATCATGACTCAGCTCAGGAAGCGAATTCCACGCCCAACGACGAAGAGCCTCAGAAAGGCGGCGCCTAGCCCCACTAATCGGCACTGAGCGAGAGCCAAGCCACGCACCAGTCCCATACCGCATCTCTCGAGTCGAGAGGCAAGAGGGGCCGCTTGCGGACCAGGAAGTAGCTGGGCTCTTTGATCATTGTCGCATCCGTGACCTGCACTAGGCGCCCGGCCTCAAGATCCCCTGCCACAAACGCCCGACATGCCAAGGCGACGCCCTGGCCGGCCAAGGCTGCATCCAGCGCTAGTGTCGTCTGGTTGAATACCGCGCCGGGCAGCGTGCCGCCGGTACGCAGAAACCACGGCCAATGATCGTGCGCGTCATGCAAGAGCGGCAGTCCCCCAAGCCGTTCGGTAGAAAGGGGTAGCGGTAACTCCTTGACCAGATGGGGG
This window encodes:
- a CDS encoding TetR/AcrR family transcriptional regulator, with protein sequence MDKDRIAARLEELFSQQGFATPSVHDIKKASGVSMRTLYRHFPSKETMVIGALDHHHARYLDFLALDTPPRGTDAITELFQRLAQWMESNAPNGCLSMSAFAAFPNNTQVTASVKQHKHDMHRLLATLSGREDLAGELFLLHEGASTAWPTLGEEIIRTAQTAALKLMRRNDDDAA
- a CDS encoding alcohol dehydrogenase family protein — translated: MTRPDTMHGIQLTGHGGPEMLEHRHDIPVPTPGPGEVLIRVAAAGVNNTDINTRLAWYSKGNGESEDASWSGQALQFPRIQGADVCGEIAAVGEGVSAERIGERVLIEPCIRENGGKLLDQPWYFGSECDGGFAEYTTVATRHAYRIDSDMSDVELASFPCSYSTAENMLTRARVVQRERVLVTGASGGVGSATVQLAKARGAHVIAITSAEKAEMLRDLGADEVILRDEALRDAIEADSVDVVVDLVAGEQWPQYLEVLRRGGRYAVSGAIAGPIVELDVRTLYLKDLSLLGCTVLEPEVFGNLMWHIEQGRIVPLVAASLPLEQIGKAQALFQEKRHVGKIVLEVGVSG